The nucleotide sequence TAGAGGATATCCATTGGCGCTGCGCCCGCGTACCAATCTTTCCAAACACTGATGCCGATCCCGAACCAGGGATGGAGCATAATCTGCTGGATGGAAAAATACCAGGCCACCAGGCGGATGATTATCGAATAGTCAAAAGTGAAGCCCAATTGAATGCGGCTGATCATGGAAGAGGGAATCAGCAAAGGTAAAAGCAGCAAGGTCCCCATCCCCACATAGCGCATCCGTTTCATCCTCAGCATCAGCAGGAAAAAGCCGACCGCAACGCCCACCAAGACAATCCGCGTGTAGGTGTAGAGCATTCCCATCAGGATCAGAAAGGCAAAGGCGTACCAGAGATGCCGGCTTCCGGAGCCTCTGGAATCGACCCCCAGGGCGATGGCGAAAAAGAAGGCCAGCAAGTAAAAACCATTAATATTCATGGCGGTTATCCACAGCGAACCGTATCGCTCAGCCGGATTGAGGAGGGCCATGACGATCCCGATGACCGCCAGCACCACTCCCACGTAGACAATGAACTTGAGCCAAGCGGTAAAATCCGCTCTGCTGATCCGGCTGTTGGCAGCCAGGAGCATAAAGATCCCCGGCACGATCGCGGTGGAGAGGAAATAGAGGTAGGAATCGCCGAAGCTGCGGGCTCGCATGAACCCGTAAACAGCTACCGCAAAGAGAATTATCAGGGCCGCTGGATGGGGCAACAACAGGCTGCGCCTTTTTTCCTGTTGAAACTCGAGCAGGAGGCTGAGAGGCAGGATGAACAGCACGCTGATAAAACTCTGGGGATAGGGCTTGAGAAAGAACAAAGCGCTGAACAGCAGGCTGTTACGCACACTGAAGCCAAACAGCAGCCCGGTGAGCAGCCAGCCCGCAAGGATGAGGCCCACAAAGCCGACCTGATGGGCTTCCACGGACTGCATCGCCGCCGCCGCGGCCACAATCCCGGCTGTGAGCCCGGCACAGGCAAAGATCAGGGGCAGGCGTTTGAGGATCATGGCCAAAGCCTTGTCAGAGCGACTTTTTGATCTCCTGCAGGCGGTCTTTGTTGTTTTGGAGAAGATTGATGATCAGGACGATGACCACGGCCAGCAGGCAGGCCAGCAGGAAGGCGATGATGCAGATCACGGCACGTTTGGGCCGCGCCCGCAATCCCGCTTCGCGCGGGGTATCCAGGATCTCCAGAGAGGGCATGTCGCGCAGTTCTTCCAGCCGCGCGGCCTCAAACTGGGGATAGAGGAATTCGAAGACCTTGGACTGGATCTGAAGGTTTAGCTGGAGTTGAGCGAACTGGGAAGCAAGATCTGGCAGGGTGGAAAGATTGATCTGGTAGCGCGGTTTAAGCTCACTACTGCCGGCCTCGAGGTCACGGATCTGCTGTGAAAGCGCCTCGCCGCGCTTCCTCAGTTCCGCATAGACGGGGGAATTCTCGGAATAGTTGCTGCGCGCCAGCTCGAGTTCGACGTCGTTTTGCATCCTGGCAGCCACCACTGCGGCGTATGATTCGATCATGGCCTTGGTCTGGACCTCCAGGTCAACGGAGTTGTGTTTGGTTTGGAAATCGCGCACTTCCAGGAGCAGGGAATCGATCAGGGCGCGGGTGTCGCCTACCCGTTGCTCCAGGAACTCGCGGTTCATCTTGCCGCGCGTGACCTTCTGCTCGCGGTTGTAGACATCCAGCCGCTCCAGATAGTAATCCACCATATCCCTGCTGAGCTTTTTGCTTTTGGTCTGCACGCGGACGCCCACCAGGCCGGTCTCTGTGCTGTAGCCGATGTTGAGAGTCTTTTCGCGCAGGCGTTTCAGGGCCATGTCCATCGCCTTGAGAGTATCCGCTTCGGTGATCTGGTAATAGTCGATCAGCTTGAAACGGCGGATCACATCCTCAGAAAAGACGCGTGAAGTCATTGCTGATACCGAATTAATGGCATTCTGGGAGCCTTCTGATCCCAGCAACTGTGACGTCAGGCCGCCCAGGCCGGCGATGTCGAAAGGCAGGCTGC is from Candidatus Syntrophosphaera sp. and encodes:
- a CDS encoding O-antigen ligase family protein; translation: MILKRLPLIFACAGLTAGIVAAAAAMQSVEAHQVGFVGLILAGWLLTGLLFGFSVRNSLLFSALFFLKPYPQSFISVLFILPLSLLLEFQQEKRRSLLLPHPAALIILFAVAVYGFMRARSFGDSYLYFLSTAIVPGIFMLLAANSRISRADFTAWLKFIVYVGVVLAVIGIVMALLNPAERYGSLWITAMNINGFYLLAFFFAIALGVDSRGSGSRHLWYAFAFLILMGMLYTYTRIVLVGVAVGFFLLMLRMKRMRYVGMGTLLLLPLLIPSSMISRIQLGFTFDYSIIIRLVAWYFSIQQIMLHPWFGIGISVWKDWYAGAAPMDILYAEHSHNIFLKIWLEIGVFGFLAYFYLIAAVLRRYYLRLVKRSEDNFHRVVLIGLAALLVACLTDIFIQQYHVSLVFWSTLGFAYALSKNEPQIEEQ